ACATAACCCAGCTAAAGCCGAGCTTTTTCGCATAATCCGCCCAATGCGCAAACTTATCTGGATGAACATATTCGACAACATCGAGCGATGTTTTCGAAGGCCGAAGATATTGGCCAATCGCGAGCCTGTCGCAATTTACACTTCGCAAATCCTTTAATACCTGCTCAATTTCTTCATCTTTTTCGCCGAGTCCGAGCATAATCGATGATTTCGTCGGACAATCAGGCCATTTATTTTTCGCTTCCTGTAAAAGATTTAAAGATTCCCGATAATTCGCGCCGCTGCGAGCAATTGAATAAAGCCTCGGCATAGTTTCAACGTTATGGCCGAACACAAAAGGTAAAGCATCTGCCAAAACATCAAGAGCTTTTTGCCGACAGTTTTTGAAGTCCGGCACAAGAAGCTCAAATTTCACCTCGCTGTCCATATCGCGAACAGCTTTCATAACATCTACAAAATGTCCAGCCCCACCATCCGGCAAATCATCTCTTGTTACACTTGTTATCACTAAATATTTTATTTTAAGTTCTTTCGCAAGCTCGGCAACTCTTTGCGGCTCGGTCGCATCCGGCGGTAAAGGTTTGCCTTTTATTACCGAGCAGAATTTACAATTTCGTGTGCATATATTGCCGAGAATCAGAACCGTGGCCGTGCCTTTTGACCAGCATTCGCCCTGATTGGGACAATTTGCGTTGGTGCAGATGGTTTCTATGCCAAGCTGTTTGATTGTCGAACTTGTGCTGTTAAAGCAGTTTCCGGCCGGCATAGGCCTTTTGAGCCATTCCGGCAAACGTCGTTTGATTTTGTCAGTCATTATTAGCAGTCTTTCGGCTTGAGCTGTCAAGTATTCCTTGACAACTGAAATTTAACTATAATTCTATTCACCTAAATATTTCAAAAGAATTGTTTTAAGTATTTTTTTTGATTCTTCAATGTCGATTTTTCTGCCAAGTTCTTTTTCAGCGGACGTCATTGTAACATTATCCAAACCACAGGGAACAATGAAATCAAAAATGCTTAAATCATTGCTGATATTTATCGCAATGCCGTGGAATGTAACCCATTTTTTTATCTGCACGCCGATTGACGCTATTTTCTTTTCGCCAACCCACAGGCCAGGGAAACCCTTTTTTGTTTCGCTCTTTACGCCAAGTGCTGCGAGAAATTCAATTCCATTTTTTTCAAGCAGATGGACATAGTCGCTTACGCCGAGGTTATGGTGCTTTAAATTTATAATCGGATAAATGACAAGCTGGCCGGGGTTGTGGGCTGTGCTTCCGCCGCCACGATGAATTGGAACTATTTCAATCCCTGACTTTTTTATGATTTCACTGCTCTTCAACAGCTTATTTTTTTCAGTTCTGACGCCAAGCGTAATCACAGGCGAATGCTCGACAATGAAGACTTTCTCTTCATCGCTGCCTGTCTGCAACTCGACTAACGCCTTTTCCTGCATCGCAAGAACAGTATTATAATCCCTTATTCCACAATCAATTATTTCTATTTTCATAATCTCAAACTGCGCATTATACGAAATCCCCCCCACAACCACAATAAAGGACTTATTGAAGAGTGCAGATTTTTAACGTTCCCCGAAGGGGTTTCCACTACGCTCCAACAACATCGAACTTCGAACGCTCAACATCCAATGTGGAATATTTTTCTTCACCCATTAAAAGCAATCCTAATAATTCAGAGATAAACATAGAATATTTAGATTTGATTTGTTTGGTTGTGGTGATAAAATACAGTTGGAGCGTTTTTTTACTTTCAATTAGTTTACAGGAGAAAAAAAATGACACGAATGTTTCTTTTAATTTTTTTACCATTGTACACTTTCAACCCACAGCACTATAACATCAAACAAACTCCTTTAACCAATGCACAAATATGGGCAATTGCAGCATCCAATGTTCAAATGGAAGCAAAACAACTAAGTTTTGACAGTCTGGCTGGGACGAAAATAACAGATATTACAATCAATAAAACGAAAAATATGCTCAAAAAATCGTGGGATATCAACGACAGAGAGAGTTTTCTGCAAAGTTTGAAAAATTTGCAGGGAGGCGGGCACAGCATTGAGTTTGAAACATACAAAAAATATCTATCAAGTAACGAACAATCCAAAGCAAGACTCAAAAGTGAATTTAATGATCCAGACTTCACATACAAATACGCAATCGTCAAAAAATACAGTAATTCGCTTGGAAGCAAAAGTCTTTACGGCTGGGACGCATCAAGATATATCTGCCTGTGCCGATACGGATATGTGTGTGGTTATATAAGCGAGGAAGAGGCATGGGAAAAAATAATGCCGATGGCAAAATTTATTCAAAAAACTTTCGATTCGTGGCGGGAACTCGGCAGGAACTATTTAATCGGCAGAGAATTCTGGTATCCCGGCAAAGAAGATTCCTACTTTTTCAAGGAAGCGTATTTGCGGCTGCTTGAAATGCCGGACAGTCCGTGGGTGAAACTGAAATGGAATTTACCTCTTGACGAGGAGAACTAAAAATGCTTAAGAAAATTTCAATACTAACGCTCTTTGTTATCTTATGTTCCGATATCCAGGCAAAACAAATCACGGTTCCAAAAGATTTTGACAGCATTCAAAAAGCAATCAACAATTCCGACGCCGAAGATGTTATCATTGTCCGAGCAGGTGTTTATGTTGAAGATTTGAATTCCAGCCGGCCACTGCGAATCGAGGGACAAAACAGCGAAAGCACTATAATTAAAGGCACAATTAAAATTAAAGCAAAAGATTTCAACAGTCCCGGCCGCAACAAAACAATAATAAAAAA
The sequence above is drawn from the Planctomycetaceae bacterium genome and encodes:
- the lipA gene encoding lipoyl synthase, which codes for MTDKIKRRLPEWLKRPMPAGNCFNSTSSTIKQLGIETICTNANCPNQGECWSKGTATVLILGNICTRNCKFCSVIKGKPLPPDATEPQRVAELAKELKIKYLVITSVTRDDLPDGGAGHFVDVMKAVRDMDSEVKFELLVPDFKNCRQKALDVLADALPFVFGHNVETMPRLYSIARSGANYRESLNLLQEAKNKWPDCPTKSSIMLGLGEKDEEIEQVLKDLRSVNCDRLAIGQYLRPSKTSLDVVEYVHPDKFAHWADYAKKLGFSWVMSSPFTRSSYHAESAGV
- the lipB gene encoding lipoyl(octanoyl) transferase LipB → MGGISYNAQFEIMKIEIIDCGIRDYNTVLAMQEKALVELQTGSDEEKVFIVEHSPVITLGVRTEKNKLLKSSEIIKKSGIEIVPIHRGGGSTAHNPGQLVIYPIINLKHHNLGVSDYVHLLEKNGIEFLAALGVKSETKKGFPGLWVGEKKIASIGVQIKKWVTFHGIAINISNDLSIFDFIVPCGLDNVTMTSAEKELGRKIDIEESKKILKTILLKYLGE
- a CDS encoding DUF1266 domain-containing protein, with the translated sequence MTRMFLLIFLPLYTFNPQHYNIKQTPLTNAQIWAIAASNVQMEAKQLSFDSLAGTKITDITINKTKNMLKKSWDINDRESFLQSLKNLQGGGHSIEFETYKKYLSSNEQSKARLKSEFNDPDFTYKYAIVKKYSNSLGSKSLYGWDASRYICLCRYGYVCGYISEEEAWEKIMPMAKFIQKTFDSWRELGRNYLIGREFWYPGKEDSYFFKEAYLRLLEMPDSPWVKLKWNLPLDEEN